In one Candidatus Leptovillus gracilis genomic region, the following are encoded:
- a CDS encoding polyprenol monophosphomannose synthase — protein sequence MKIFVVLPTYNEAENVRAMTDALYALPFADLSLVIVDDNSPDGTGQIADKLALSHPEKMLVMHRSGKQGLGTAYAQGFQRALQMGADVIVQMDADFSHSPDYIPQMVAQLADYDVVVGSRYVPGGQVDERWSWWRYFLSWWANQVYSRTILGINAKDATAGFKVFRRQVLEAVDWRQVISNGYVFQVEIAYLCQKMGFRVLELPIYFEDRRIGKSKMDVPVKVEAVWRVWQIRWRYRHVQKRPSTSH from the coding sequence ATGAAAATTTTCGTCGTCTTACCTACCTACAACGAAGCTGAGAATGTGCGCGCCATGACCGATGCGCTCTATGCCCTGCCGTTTGCCGACCTGAGCCTGGTCATCGTGGATGATAATTCGCCGGATGGCACGGGACAGATTGCTGATAAATTGGCGCTGTCTCATCCAGAGAAGATGCTGGTGATGCACCGGTCCGGCAAGCAGGGGTTAGGCACGGCCTATGCGCAGGGGTTTCAGAGGGCGCTGCAAATGGGCGCGGATGTCATTGTGCAAATGGACGCCGACTTCTCCCATTCACCCGATTACATCCCGCAAATGGTCGCGCAGTTGGCGGATTACGACGTAGTGGTTGGCTCGCGCTACGTGCCCGGCGGCCAGGTAGACGAGCGCTGGTCGTGGTGGCGCTATTTTCTGTCCTGGTGGGCCAACCAGGTTTATTCGCGCACTATTTTGGGCATTAATGCCAAAGACGCCACGGCCGGATTTAAGGTCTTTCGCCGACAGGTTCTGGAAGCGGTGGATTGGCGACAGGTCATCAGCAATGGCTACGTATTTCAAGTGGAAATTGCCTATTTGTGTCAGAAAATGGGTTTTCGGGTCTTAGAATTACCGATTTATTTTGAAGATCGCCGCATTGGCAAGAGCAAGATGGACGTGCCGGTGAAGGTTGAAGCCGTGTGGCGCGTCTGGCAAATCCGCTGGCGTTACCGGCATGTGCAGAAACGGCCGTCTACCTCCCACTAA
- a CDS encoding PD40 domain-containing protein, giving the protein MYGIEKTPKTTMVWTNGRFPAAALALSLLILLVFSQIASAQFVANAVRVSVGSGGAQSDLDSYFLAVSGDAQVVAFESFNTNWAPDQTEVNFVDIFIHDRTTNLTVKMIGDDSQPADQRSFDPMVSADGRYVSFNSYASNFVPGDTNRHPWVDDGLDVFLYDRHTGQLSRVSLNRHGGQIDGNSVGFISPDARYVIFSSNGDGIVDTNSDRLTAIYVRDLQTGVIERITKGPGGVYPDGVVVGAESSYDGRFIVYASDATNLVPGDSNDVRDIMLYDRVTKETRLISRPVGGGQSSGLSNPARISADGRYIVFRSFASNLVPNDSNGTADIFVYDRISESLEMVSVSSTGQQANAEGKDPAICGDGRYIVFTSEATNLVPIPHNGQRQVFLRDRLTQTTHLVTVGLGGEMGNGRAHRAVLSADCRSVGFATEASNIVPNDTNNARDLFVAELITPANFSVSSLVGSGLMEPGAAFEFVFILRNQGRATPTAVLNNPLPAHVVLVPGSPTNGAVYNAATNTIQWNGVIPAEGQTTFSYRVTIDPALTDFTLITNQATLAGDGGSRSLTFHLPIHGLKVYLPIAARD; this is encoded by the coding sequence ATGTACGGTATTGAGAAAACCCCCAAAACAACTATGGTATGGACAAACGGCCGTTTCCCGGCAGCGGCGCTGGCCCTTTCTTTGTTGATCTTGCTGGTGTTTAGCCAGATAGCGTCGGCTCAGTTTGTGGCCAATGCGGTGCGCGTCAGCGTGGGCAGCGGCGGGGCGCAAAGTGATCTAGATTCTTATTTTCTGGCGGTGTCGGGCGATGCCCAGGTGGTGGCGTTTGAATCCTTCAACACCAATTGGGCGCCGGATCAAACTGAGGTGAATTTTGTTGACATTTTTATCCATGACCGGACGACCAATCTAACAGTGAAGATGATTGGTGACGACAGCCAACCCGCCGACCAGCGCAGTTTTGACCCAATGGTTTCCGCGGACGGCCGTTACGTCTCATTTAACTCCTATGCCAGCAATTTCGTGCCCGGCGACACCAACCGACATCCCTGGGTAGATGATGGGTTGGACGTTTTTTTGTACGACCGCCACACCGGTCAGTTAAGCCGGGTTTCCTTAAACCGGCACGGCGGGCAGATAGACGGCAACAGCGTCGGGTTTATTTCGCCCGATGCGCGCTACGTGATTTTTTCTTCCAATGGAGATGGGATTGTAGATACAAATTCCGACAGATTGACAGCCATTTACGTGCGTGATTTACAGACGGGCGTCATCGAACGCATCACCAAAGGCCCCGGCGGGGTTTATCCCGATGGTGTTGTGGTGGGCGCGGAGTCCAGTTATGACGGCCGTTTCATCGTCTACGCCTCCGACGCGACCAACCTGGTTCCTGGCGACAGCAACGATGTGCGCGACATTATGCTGTATGACCGGGTGACAAAAGAAACGCGCCTGATCAGCCGACCGGTGGGCGGCGGGCAGTCCAGTGGATTGAGCAACCCGGCGCGTATTTCGGCCGACGGCCGTTACATTGTCTTCCGCTCATTTGCCAGTAACCTGGTCCCCAACGACAGCAACGGCACGGCCGACATTTTTGTCTACGACCGGATTAGCGAGAGCCTGGAGATGGTCAGCGTCTCTTCGACTGGGCAGCAAGCCAACGCTGAAGGCAAAGACCCGGCCATTTGTGGTGACGGCCGTTATATTGTCTTTACCTCAGAGGCCACCAACCTGGTCCCCATCCCCCACAACGGCCAGCGCCAGGTTTTCCTGCGTGACCGCCTGACCCAGACCACCCATCTGGTAACGGTTGGTTTGGGTGGCGAGATGGGCAATGGCCGGGCGCACCGCGCCGTACTTTCTGCCGACTGTCGTTCGGTGGGTTTTGCCACCGAAGCCTCTAATATCGTGCCCAACGACACCAATAATGCCCGCGACTTGTTTGTGGCCGAGTTAATTACTCCGGCCAATTTCTCAGTTTCGTCGCTGGTTGGCAGTGGGTTGATGGAGCCAGGGGCAGCCTTTGAGTTTGTATTCATCTTGCGTAACCAGGGGCGGGCGACGCCAACGGCCGTGTTGAACAATCCCCTTCCCGCCCATGTCGTCCTTGTGCCCGGCAGCCCTACAAACGGCGCGGTCTACAATGCCGCAACCAATACCATCCAATGGAACGGCGTTATCCCCGCTGAGGGGCAAACAACGTTCTCTTACCGGGTGACGATTGACCCCGCCCTGACCGATTTCACCCTCATCACCAACCAGGCCACCCTGGCCGGTGACGGAGGCAGCCGCTCCCTGACATTTCATTTACCGATCCATGGCCTGAAAGTATACCTGCCCATCGCCGCGCGCGATTAA
- a CDS encoding phospholipid carrier-dependent glycosyltransferase, whose product MMGFYRKQGQRQTAHWTAVALLWLAFALLVSSAVQKSATVDEQSHLFRGIAYLRQGATHFLLGHPLGASAWSALPLLTEADLILPLNTPAWESGNWSLAGDAFLWQLNANPLRLIFLGRLPVMWLTLLLGALVFRWGRQLAGPTAGLVALALLLFDPNVLAHGRLITGDLALTLFFTTAVYGYWLWARQSRRAAAWHWPALLLTGAALGLAAVSKFNAALLLPVLTVLGLGLSWRRRTWRPLLALVVAGLVGGVVVWLVYGLALRPLPGGAFWDDLFWQLQYTGRGHGQYLFGEASAAGWWYYFPVAFLLKTPLPTLALLLLALAVAVWQKAWRLATTWFLLLPVLFYLAASMASALNIGVRYLLPMLPFLYLATAVSLWRLADGVWARRTAAAGAAAVVLISLWQWPHYIPYFNTLAGGPANSWRLLSDSNVDWGQDLPALAAWQRQTDQPLQLSYFGTAHPSAYGLDFTPLPTWAAGPEQGDPARQAYNPANPAPGFYAISVTNLHGVVLGEAREAYAWFREREPLARIGDSIFVYSVEADGPPVHVAFSGTRPGALAAELAAQWATNDVRPRWFAAQSSLIWPGEGGWLVVEGERPSLPELAALWPEEMVTAVGGQALYRLPAPPQWDWADQVVDFGPLVYLGWQRSENGLLTAWRVAAETERPLKIFVHALDERGEIVAQWDGLDVDPSTWQPGDVLAQAHPLAAWDMAGIKNLSIGLYDAVTGERLGEPVSLGSVGQ is encoded by the coding sequence ATGATGGGATTTTACCGAAAGCAGGGGCAGAGACAAACAGCGCATTGGACGGCCGTTGCGCTGCTCTGGCTGGCGTTTGCTCTGTTGGTTAGCAGCGCCGTACAGAAAAGCGCCACCGTAGACGAACAGAGCCATCTCTTTCGCGGCATTGCCTATCTGCGCCAGGGCGCGACCCATTTTTTGCTAGGTCATCCCCTGGGGGCCAGCGCTTGGTCGGCGCTGCCGCTGCTCACTGAAGCAGATCTAATTTTGCCGCTGAACACACCAGCCTGGGAAAGCGGCAATTGGTCGTTGGCCGGTGACGCCTTTTTGTGGCAGCTAAACGCCAATCCGCTGCGCCTGATTTTTCTGGGGCGGCTGCCGGTGATGTGGCTGACGCTGTTGTTGGGGGCGTTGGTTTTTCGCTGGGGGCGGCAGTTGGCCGGGCCGACGGCCGGGTTGGTGGCCCTGGCGCTGCTGTTGTTTGACCCAAATGTGCTGGCGCACGGCCGTCTCATCACCGGTGACCTGGCTTTGACGTTGTTTTTCACGACGGCCGTGTATGGCTATTGGCTGTGGGCGCGGCAGTCCCGCCGCGCCGCCGCATGGCATTGGCCGGCGCTGCTGCTGACCGGCGCGGCGTTGGGGTTGGCGGCGGTCAGCAAGTTTAACGCGGCGCTGCTGCTGCCGGTTTTGACTGTTTTAGGTCTGGGGTTAAGCTGGCGGCGGCGAACCTGGCGGCCGCTGCTGGCGTTGGTGGTGGCCGGTTTGGTAGGTGGCGTGGTCGTCTGGCTGGTGTATGGGTTGGCGTTGCGGCCGCTGCCCGGCGGCGCGTTTTGGGATGATCTGTTCTGGCAGCTGCAGTATACCGGGCGTGGGCACGGACAGTATCTTTTTGGCGAAGCGTCGGCGGCCGGCTGGTGGTATTACTTCCCGGTGGCCTTTTTGCTTAAAACGCCGCTGCCGACGTTGGCGCTGCTGCTGCTGGCGCTGGCGGTCGCTGTCTGGCAGAAAGCGTGGCGCCTGGCGACGACCTGGTTTTTGCTGCTGCCGGTGCTGTTTTATCTGGCGGCCAGCATGGCTTCGGCGTTGAATATTGGCGTGCGTTATTTGCTGCCGATGCTGCCGTTTTTGTACCTGGCGACGGCCGTGTCCCTTTGGCGGTTGGCCGATGGGGTGTGGGCGCGGCGAACGGCCGCTGCCGGGGCCGCCGCGGTTGTGCTGATTAGCCTCTGGCAGTGGCCGCATTACATCCCATATTTCAATACCCTGGCGGGCGGGCCGGCCAACAGCTGGCGGCTGCTTTCCGACAGCAACGTGGATTGGGGGCAAGATTTACCGGCGTTGGCCGCCTGGCAGCGCCAGACGGACCAGCCGCTGCAACTGAGCTACTTTGGCACGGCCCATCCCAGCGCCTATGGCCTGGATTTTACGCCGCTGCCCACCTGGGCGGCCGGCCCAGAGCAGGGCGACCCGGCGCGGCAGGCGTATAATCCGGCCAATCCCGCGCCCGGCTTCTACGCCATCAGCGTGACCAATTTGCATGGCGTGGTGCTGGGCGAGGCGCGTGAGGCTTATGCCTGGTTCCGGGAACGGGAGCCGCTGGCGCGCATTGGCGACAGTATCTTCGTGTATTCAGTAGAGGCTGACGGGCCGCCGGTTCACGTGGCTTTCAGTGGGACGCGCCCAGGGGCCTTGGCGGCGGAATTGGCGGCGCAGTGGGCGACCAATGACGTGCGGCCGCGCTGGTTTGCGGCGCAGTCGAGCCTGATCTGGCCGGGGGAAGGGGGCTGGCTGGTGGTGGAAGGGGAACGGCCGTCTTTGCCTGAATTGGCGGCGTTGTGGCCGGAAGAAATGGTGACGGCCGTTGGCGGGCAGGCGCTTTATCGGCTGCCTGCCCCACCGCAGTGGGACTGGGCGGATCAGGTAGTGGATTTTGGCCCGCTGGTCTATCTGGGCTGGCAGCGGAGCGAGAACGGGCTGCTGACGGCGTGGCGGGTGGCGGCGGAGACGGAACGGCCGTTAAAAATCTTCGTCCATGCCCTCGATGAGCGCGGTGAGATTGTGGCCCAGTGGGATGGGCTGGACGTGGACCCATCTACCTGGCAGCCGGGTGATGTGCTGGCGCAGGCGCATCCGCTGGCGGCTTGGGACATGGCCGGGATTAAAAATCTATCTATCGGCCTCTACGACGCCGTGACCGGCGAGCGCCTGGGTGAGCCAGTTTCGCTGGGCAGCGTAGGGCAGTAG